From the genome of Populus trichocarpa isolate Nisqually-1 chromosome 15, P.trichocarpa_v4.1, whole genome shotgun sequence, one region includes:
- the LOC18105593 gene encoding annexin D5 produces the protein MATLSVPPVLSSPRDDAMQLFRAFKGLGTDTSAVINILAHRDAAQRSLIQHEYRTLYSEDLFKRLSSELTGNLETAVLFWMHDLPGRDAIIVRQALMMNTMNLEAATEVICSRTPSQIQVFKQHYHAKFGIHLERDIESCASGDHKKLLLAYASMPRYEGREVDREMVVKDAKALYKAGEKKWGTDEKTFIHIFSERSAAHLAAVDSAYHDMYGNSLNKVIKKETSGHFEHALKTILLCSENPANYFAKVLHKAMKGMGTNDTALIRVIVTRTEIDMHYIKAEYLKKYKKTLNDAVHSETSGNYQAFLLALLGPNH, from the exons atGGCAACTTTAAGTGTTCCTCCTGTGCTTTCATCCCCTAGAGATGATGCTATGCAACTCTTCCGAGCCTTTAAAG GACTGGGAACTGATACATCCGCAGTAATCAATATTCTGGCTCATCGAGATGCAGCACAGCGTTCCCTCATCCAACACGAGTACAGAACATTGTACTCTGAGGATCTTTTTAAGCGCTTGTCTTCAGAGCTTACTGGCAATTTAGAG ACAGCAGTTTTGTTTTGGATGCACGATCTACCTGGACGTGATGCTATAATTGTCAGGCAGGCACTGATGATGAACACAATGAATCTGGAAGCTGCAACTGAAGTGATCTGCTCTCGCACGCCATCCCAGATACAAGTTTTTAAACAACATTACCATGCCAAGTTTGGAATTCACCTTGAGCGTGACATTGAATCATGCGCATCTGGAGATCATAAAAAG CTCCTGCTAGCATATGCAAGTATGCCTCGGTACGAAGGTCGGGAAGTTGATAGAGAGATGGTTGTGAAGGATGCAAAGGCTCTTTATAAAGCAGGTGAGAAAAAATGGGGAACTGATGAGAAGACTTTCATCCACATATTCAGTGAACGAAGTGCAGCACATTTGGCTGCAGTTGATTCTGCCTACCATGACATGTATGGAAACTCTTTGAATAAG GTTATAAAGAAGGAAACATCAGGACATTTTGAGCATGCTTTGAAGACAATTTTACTATGCTCGGAGAATCCAGCAAATTACTTTGCCAAG GTGCTGCACAAGGCGATGAAAGGCATGGGAACCAATGACACTGCACTTATAAGGGTAATTGTGACAAGGACTGAGATTGACATGCATTATATAAAAGCTGAATATCTGAAGAAGTACAAGAAGACATTGAATGACGCAGTTCACTCAGAAACTTCAGGCAATTATCAGGCTTTCCTTCTTGCTCTTTTGGGGCCCAACCATTAA